In Streptococcus salivarius, the following are encoded in one genomic region:
- a CDS encoding ATPase, T2SS/T4P/T4SS family, with product MIVNNILKEAIDNNIQDITFFPHGEDYEVAFRTADVKQVHDFISSEDADALFGHIKFIAEMDLTEKRCSQVRTCDYELDDGRVITIRISTIVNFQGLETMSIRLIHVNERRISLSEFDSSCMEEVLKQVRIPGLHVITGPVGVGKTTLAYSLLAEAFKEGKVMTIERHVEIKDVSFCQLQVNKANGMELEKLVTFVLRFNPDVLFIGEANTQEEVEAVLKAVSAGLSVVTTVHKDGFSIPHDVLEMKQGKDGKRNVALIK from the coding sequence ATGATTGTAAACAATATTTTAAAAGAAGCTATCGATAATAATATCCAAGATATTACCTTCTTCCCACATGGTGAAGATTACGAGGTAGCATTTAGAACTGCTGATGTTAAACAGGTCCATGACTTCATTTCATCAGAAGATGCGGATGCTCTATTTGGTCATATTAAATTTATAGCTGAAATGGACTTAACAGAAAAACGTTGTAGTCAGGTAAGAACTTGTGACTATGAGTTGGACGATGGTAGAGTTATTACCATTAGGATATCGACGATAGTTAATTTTCAAGGACTAGAAACGATGTCTATCCGACTTATTCATGTGAATGAACGACGAATTTCTTTGAGTGAGTTTGATAGTAGTTGTATGGAAGAAGTGCTTAAACAAGTACGCATTCCAGGCTTACATGTCATTACTGGTCCTGTAGGTGTCGGCAAAACGACTTTAGCTTACTCGTTACTTGCTGAAGCTTTTAAAGAAGGTAAAGTAATGACAATTGAAAGACATGTCGAGATAAAAGATGTATCTTTTTGCCAGCTACAAGTCAATAAGGCTAACGGTATGGAACTGGAAAAGCTCGTGACTTTTGTATTACGCTTCAACCCTGACGTCTTGTTCATTGGTGAAGCTAATACACAAGAAGAAGTAGAAGCAGTACTTAAGGCTGTTTCTGCAGGATTAAGTGTCGTTACAACAGTTCATAAAGATGGCTTTTCAATCCCACATGATGTTTTAGAAATGAAACAAGGAAAAGATGGGAAACGAAATGTAGCTTTGATTAAATAG
- a CDS encoding DUF3854 domain-containing protein, whose amino-acid sequence MTKLITIGNQELIRVGRDYPCPICGKPDWCLLFADQSKAVCARKIDPDKPQFGSAGTIYELDPKKAKEVTFEPSWKSQPLASISTLHKVNSLVIDVLGLTKEHVEHLTSAERGLSVETIALRGYASSTKQTRQKQVDTTVSHPATIWEKLFVANGLPKDAWRGVPGFYWNENAKCPIFESKDGILIPCRNSWGQIVGFQVRLDNVSYQAKVNEAFQEGRNARTAKVFQNDDGSFDWYVFAKGSSHELASGTTKETSVKLRSGLELTFKKGQKYVFVSSAYKPEGTSAKSFPHFAYSDEVLEQARFSEEGKAKVNLMSKVDNLLVTEGLLKGDITASVAKNTRLSQLGNICVISMAGVAAWRPISDFIGKTELKKVKPIYLAFDQDFEDNDSVFERMYDMVQDLVTKQSCTVRALIWPREKGIDDFLLKASPEEKIKFKTYQ is encoded by the coding sequence ATGACAAAATTAATCACTATTGGAAATCAAGAGTTAATTCGTGTTGGGCGAGATTACCCTTGTCCTATTTGTGGGAAACCAGATTGGTGTTTGTTGTTCGCAGATCAATCTAAAGCAGTTTGTGCAAGAAAAATTGACCCAGACAAACCACAATTTGGTAGTGCTGGGACAATTTATGAATTGGACCCTAAAAAAGCGAAAGAGGTGACTTTTGAACCAAGTTGGAAAAGTCAGCCTTTGGCAAGTATCTCAACACTTCACAAGGTAAATTCTCTTGTGATTGATGTGTTAGGATTGACTAAGGAACATGTCGAGCACTTAACAAGTGCGGAACGAGGTCTTTCTGTTGAGACCATTGCACTGCGTGGTTACGCTTCATCAACAAAGCAAACACGTCAGAAGCAGGTTGATACAACAGTATCTCATCCAGCAACTATTTGGGAAAAGCTCTTTGTTGCTAATGGGCTTCCTAAAGATGCATGGCGTGGAGTGCCTGGCTTCTACTGGAATGAAAACGCAAAATGTCCTATTTTTGAATCAAAAGATGGAATTCTAATTCCATGTCGCAATTCTTGGGGACAAATTGTAGGTTTTCAAGTACGTCTTGATAACGTTAGTTATCAAGCCAAAGTAAACGAAGCCTTTCAAGAGGGACGAAATGCACGTACTGCTAAGGTCTTCCAAAATGACGACGGAAGTTTCGATTGGTATGTGTTTGCTAAAGGTTCATCACACGAACTAGCAAGTGGGACAACTAAGGAAACTAGTGTTAAACTTCGTTCTGGACTTGAGTTGACATTTAAAAAAGGGCAAAAATATGTCTTTGTTTCGTCAGCATATAAACCAGAAGGAACGAGTGCTAAGTCCTTTCCCCATTTTGCTTATTCTGATGAAGTCTTAGAACAAGCACGCTTTTCTGAAGAAGGTAAGGCAAAAGTCAATCTTATGAGTAAGGTTGATAACCTTCTAGTTACTGAAGGTCTGCTTAAAGGAGATATCACCGCGTCAGTTGCGAAAAACACTCGTCTTTCTCAATTGGGGAATATCTGTGTTATCTCTATGGCAGGAGTAGCAGCATGGCGTCCTATCTCGGACTTTATCGGAAAGACTGAACTCAAAAAGGTTAAACCAATTTATCTTGCATTTGACCAAGACTTTGAGGATAATGACTCGGTATTTGAACGCATGTATGACATGGTTCAAGATCTAGTTACTAAGCAGTCTTGTACGGTTCGTGCTCTAATCTGGCCTCGCGAAAAGGGAATTGATGATTTCCTTTTGAAAGCATCCCCAGAAGAAAAGATTAAGTTTAAAACTTATCAATGA
- a CDS encoding PcfJ domain-containing protein, whose protein sequence is MTKAENIQEIVDNRLKVPNGFFKWAKNDFPIYEWSNKSKTIISSDRKKFSEKVTKRLSLNSRLTFVGDTFYYVWMGVTKKRIEMQMYSVTQSFEKGKEKFKVRLYNFYQLANNKIVKAHRDPFLSAQKGKDIYRSGFQNQRNALFFGSGAFSVYTLYGDMESLIQKLQTKSELRYLDFGQVIKDNFEISLVLPHLYKYRERIEFAQKIKARGIVKDLVGSTFYRSYYSSSLGHGHANMGKVTMNFLKRNKPFLKNTDMNVEKAFFEEDLRKRYGRTFKGLYELLPNAMISDKKPLIKRLESILPSTVKPIRFINWMMKNNISLRDYEDYQEMVEALGIPFDGDYVVIPKNWENKHTEIVENYSTFLENQQARGTYLRVTNAVRDLRAEKQRLEDEKKEAKLRVETAKRLTNMMKAQTAFDKYAFIFPKDESEIVKEGKTLHHCVGSYAKKHFVYGTSIIVFVRDKEHRETPLYTLELKNNRIIQLKGERNKSADEEAKKEAELFLAHCGKLNIQF, encoded by the coding sequence ATGACAAAAGCAGAGAATATTCAAGAAATCGTAGATAATCGTTTAAAAGTTCCTAACGGATTTTTCAAATGGGCGAAGAATGATTTTCCTATCTATGAATGGTCAAATAAGTCTAAGACAATTATCTCTTCCGACCGAAAAAAATTCTCGGAAAAGGTTACAAAACGTTTATCACTTAACAGCCGTTTAACCTTTGTAGGTGATACTTTTTACTATGTCTGGATGGGAGTCACAAAGAAACGTATTGAAATGCAGATGTATTCTGTGACTCAATCCTTCGAAAAAGGAAAAGAAAAGTTCAAAGTCAGACTTTACAACTTTTATCAGCTTGCCAACAATAAGATTGTTAAAGCACACCGGGATCCATTTCTTTCAGCCCAAAAAGGTAAAGATATCTATAGAAGTGGATTCCAAAATCAGAGGAATGCTCTCTTTTTTGGTTCTGGTGCATTTAGTGTCTATACGCTTTATGGGGATATGGAAAGTCTTATTCAGAAATTACAAACAAAGTCTGAGTTGAGATATTTAGATTTTGGACAAGTGATTAAAGATAATTTTGAGATAAGCTTAGTACTACCTCATCTCTATAAATATAGAGAACGCATTGAATTCGCTCAAAAAATCAAGGCGCGTGGAATCGTCAAAGACTTGGTGGGGTCTACTTTTTATAGGTCTTATTACTCATCTAGTCTAGGACATGGTCATGCAAATATGGGTAAGGTTACCATGAACTTTCTTAAAAGGAATAAACCGTTTCTAAAAAATACGGATATGAATGTTGAAAAGGCATTTTTTGAGGAAGATTTGCGTAAACGATATGGTCGAACTTTCAAGGGGTTATACGAGTTGCTTCCAAACGCTATGATTTCTGACAAGAAGCCACTAATTAAGCGTTTGGAAAGTATCTTACCATCCACTGTGAAACCAATTCGTTTTATTAACTGGATGATGAAAAACAATATCTCCCTTCGTGATTATGAGGACTATCAAGAAATGGTAGAAGCTCTGGGAATTCCATTTGATGGAGATTATGTAGTTATCCCAAAAAATTGGGAAAACAAACATACAGAGATCGTAGAAAATTATTCAACTTTTCTCGAGAATCAACAAGCACGTGGTACATATTTACGTGTAACTAATGCTGTCAGAGATTTGAGAGCAGAGAAACAACGCCTTGAGGACGAAAAGAAAGAGGCGAAGTTGAGGGTTGAAACAGCTAAACGTTTGACAAACATGATGAAGGCTCAGACCGCATTTGACAAGTATGCTTTTATCTTTCCTAAAGACGAAAGTGAAATTGTCAAAGAAGGCAAAACCCTACATCATTGTGTTGGAAGTTATGCAAAAAAACACTTTGTATACGGAACTTCTATTATTGTCTTTGTTCGTGATAAAGAACACAGAGAAACCCCTCTCTATACTCTTGAATTGAAGAACAATAGGATTATTCAACTGAAAGGAGAAAGGAACAAATCCGCAGATGAAGAGGCAAAGAAAGAAGCAGAACTATTTTTAGCCCATTGTGGAAAGCTTAACATTCAGTTTTAG
- a CDS encoding ParA family protein: MVANTVIMMDEKGGASKTTLTVLLAQALGDAGYKTCAGDLDGQCNLTTAAGVNEEEHKGIYDVLKKEVEVADAIVPVDGYDLLPGSKLMKNWESEASGLKDRDFRLRNVVQDINDYYDFVLFDTPPFFGVSTTSSLFTNSKVFVLIPTTPDKFGIEGVKDTIEDIEAVQEGFSFFGIDIVIAGIVITQVDKGPGFGKKSIKQIKAREAVATLEEIAEEHNTKVFDQYLFNNKQYKDMIANQANVFRNSGYSIPKKQITNVMKELIKTIGEHNGEKA; encoded by the coding sequence ATGGTTGCAAATACAGTCATAATGATGGACGAGAAAGGAGGAGCCTCAAAAACAACTTTAACTGTATTACTGGCTCAAGCTCTAGGAGACGCTGGCTATAAAACTTGTGCAGGAGATCTTGATGGTCAATGCAATCTTACTACAGCGGCAGGAGTAAACGAAGAAGAACATAAAGGAATTTATGATGTACTAAAAAAAGAAGTAGAAGTAGCTGATGCCATTGTGCCAGTTGACGGTTATGATTTGCTTCCTGGAAGTAAGCTTATGAAAAACTGGGAGAGTGAAGCATCAGGACTAAAAGATAGAGATTTTCGTTTAAGAAATGTTGTACAAGATATCAATGACTATTACGATTTTGTACTTTTTGATACACCTCCTTTTTTTGGTGTTTCTACAACAAGTTCTCTTTTTACAAATTCGAAAGTTTTCGTTCTTATTCCTACAACACCTGATAAGTTTGGTATTGAAGGTGTAAAAGATACAATCGAAGATATTGAAGCTGTTCAAGAAGGGTTCTCTTTCTTTGGAATTGATATTGTTATAGCTGGAATCGTTATAACTCAGGTTGATAAAGGGCCAGGCTTTGGTAAAAAATCAATTAAACAAATCAAAGCAAGAGAAGCAGTAGCAACTCTTGAAGAAATTGCTGAAGAGCATAATACCAAGGTTTTTGACCAATACTTGTTTAATAATAAACAATACAAAGATATGATTGCTAATCAAGCAAATGTTTTCAGAAATAGTGGCTATAGCATCCCTAAAAAACAAATCACAAATGTTATGAAAGAACTAATTAAGACGATTGGAGAACACAATGGCGAAAAAGCTTAA
- a CDS encoding tyrosine-type recombinase/integrase, with the protein MSKQKDKYLALRRQLPDIIDEYISYLQVDVEEPSPKMVERLSVIQKFLNSYAITIDKEGASLSLTDLEKLPREFVQNYLANLRLKPVGKRFILYTLAAFWSFLTNTSFTVERGMPLFYRNVFDEWKIVYKESYHNIIYSESKKNTILYTQQELEGLLDFMANSYVTTLPTQKKADNWENEKERNIAIFAIIIGTGASTQEVVNLTVRDIDMRKKGIWVVRNNEKQFIRFLPFTIPYIAPFVKERRGRWDLDPSIPSLFLTMLKKPMGRNTIGHLAKNIGHAYGKVITPSILKDSHASIVYKETGDIKKVAEIQGYSLDKNHLIRFID; encoded by the coding sequence ATGTCAAAACAGAAAGATAAATATCTAGCACTCAGAAGGCAATTACCAGATATTATAGATGAGTATATATCTTACCTTCAAGTAGATGTCGAAGAGCCTTCTCCCAAAATGGTTGAACGTTTGTCAGTGATCCAGAAATTTTTAAATAGCTATGCAATTACGATTGATAAAGAGGGTGCCTCCCTATCATTGACAGACTTAGAAAAATTACCACGAGAATTTGTTCAAAATTATTTGGCAAATTTACGTCTGAAACCAGTAGGGAAAAGATTCATACTCTATACTTTAGCAGCTTTTTGGAGTTTCCTTACGAATACCTCTTTTACAGTTGAGAGAGGTATGCCTTTATTTTATCGTAACGTTTTTGATGAATGGAAGATTGTTTATAAAGAGAGTTACCATAACATTATATATTCGGAATCAAAGAAGAATACTATTTTGTATACGCAGCAAGAGCTAGAAGGTCTACTTGATTTCATGGCAAACAGTTATGTTACAACTCTACCAACTCAGAAAAAGGCTGATAATTGGGAAAACGAGAAAGAGCGAAATATTGCTATATTTGCAATCATAATTGGTACTGGAGCAAGTACACAAGAAGTTGTTAACTTGACAGTTAGGGATATTGATATGCGTAAAAAAGGAATTTGGGTTGTTAGGAACAATGAGAAACAATTTATCCGTTTTCTTCCTTTCACAATTCCTTACATAGCTCCATTTGTTAAGGAACGACGTGGACGCTGGGACTTAGACCCTTCTATACCGTCATTATTTTTAACCATGTTGAAAAAGCCTATGGGGAGAAATACAATAGGTCATTTGGCAAAGAACATTGGACATGCTTATGGTAAGGTAATAACTCCTAGCATTTTAAAAGACAGCCACGCCTCTATTGTTTATAAAGAGACAGGTGATATTAAGAAAGTTGCTGAAATACAAGGATATAGTTTAGATAAGAATCACCTTATAAGATTTATTGATTGA
- a CDS encoding replication initiation protein, with protein sequence MVENREFREIIKYDNKFTQMFQLGDLSPLQENMIYSIFGELRDVYDENEAAIFSYSSLAMLAGNTFYSSREQKIVPRTGKRFETTVEELEERMTKIVYRHPEKVVDGKVVSYTSIPLFKTFRVDHENKLIKIHLSDAEYTEYDEVTTEDGTKVKVAVRRTVKDLFNNPEWGKKAKYIQYGRDYHNLLKSKYSKRLFRHLADWRKTGFVKDTAEELEQEVLILDSPSLLRSKGTKLQQAMDEINTLLVDEHGLPVIQDLTVERIKKGKSITHYIFRFKPFDDDLRRIVATNDKVITFEKKKELDFKRKMAIVMEKFYTVFPKGSKADNYNNKNQLKRWLETMDHELVIEALERTGSDANRTFGWTRTLLNKWEVAGYTKLSDLRDSHPTNKDNRPSNVPDWSEPNYENGTDEKDRLGLVVVAVKSAIKIELSKTPDEDNKADIKHLAEKLLQEKLWELKDKGLESLSDSHFEETREQLLTEILDYFKV encoded by the coding sequence TTGGTAGAGAATAGAGAGTTCAGAGAAATCATCAAATATGATAATAAGTTTACCCAAATGTTCCAACTTGGCGACCTTTCTCCTCTTCAAGAAAATATGATTTACTCTATATTTGGTGAGTTGCGAGATGTTTATGATGAAAACGAAGCAGCAATATTTTCTTATTCGAGTCTGGCAATGCTAGCAGGAAATACATTTTACAGTTCTAGGGAACAAAAAATTGTTCCTAGGACTGGTAAGCGATTTGAAACTACAGTTGAGGAACTAGAGGAAAGAATGACTAAAATTGTATATCGACATCCCGAAAAGGTTGTCGATGGTAAGGTTGTCTCTTACACCTCCATCCCACTGTTCAAGACCTTTAGAGTAGACCACGAAAACAAACTCATTAAAATCCACCTGTCTGATGCGGAATATACTGAATATGATGAAGTAACTACAGAAGATGGAACAAAAGTAAAAGTAGCGGTCAGGCGTACAGTTAAAGACCTTTTTAACAACCCAGAGTGGGGTAAAAAAGCTAAGTACATTCAGTATGGACGTGACTACCATAACCTATTGAAGAGTAAGTATTCTAAACGATTATTTAGACATCTAGCAGACTGGCGTAAAACAGGTTTTGTAAAAGATACAGCTGAAGAACTAGAGCAAGAAGTTTTGATCTTGGATAGTCCAAGTTTACTTCGTTCGAAAGGTACTAAGCTGCAGCAAGCAATGGATGAAATCAATACGCTATTAGTTGATGAGCATGGCCTTCCTGTAATACAAGATTTGACAGTAGAGCGAATCAAAAAAGGAAAATCAATTACCCACTATATATTTAGGTTTAAACCGTTCGATGACGATTTGAGACGTATTGTTGCAACAAACGATAAAGTCATTACCTTTGAGAAGAAGAAGGAGTTAGACTTCAAACGTAAGATGGCTATCGTGATGGAGAAATTCTACACTGTTTTTCCTAAAGGGAGCAAGGCTGACAACTACAATAATAAAAATCAACTCAAACGTTGGCTTGAAACAATGGACCATGAACTAGTTATTGAGGCGTTGGAAAGAACAGGAAGTGATGCAAACCGTACTTTCGGTTGGACAAGAACGTTGCTCAATAAATGGGAAGTAGCAGGGTACACAAAACTTTCAGATTTGAGAGATAGTCATCCAACTAATAAGGATAATCGTCCTTCAAATGTTCCAGACTGGTCTGAGCCAAACTATGAAAATGGAACGGATGAAAAAGACCGTTTAGGACTAGTAGTAGTAGCAGTTAAATCAGCAATTAAAATAGAACTCTCAAAGACGCCTGACGAAGATAACAAGGCGGATATTAAACATTTAGCAGAGAAACTGTTGCAAGAGAAGCTGTGGGAACTTAAAGATAAAGGTTTAGAGTCACTGTCTGATAGCCACTTTGAAGAGACAAGAGAACAACTCTTGACTGAGATACTTGATTATTTTAAAGTATAA
- a CDS encoding DNA/RNA non-specific endonuclease, whose amino-acid sequence MLRKNNEKRGCLGSLIWIPIAIVVMFCIAGYGMSQGINVPGILSSGFNVISKGEHANSSDVGKLFGKFIPKSESSETGNSSSKTSGGKSDAFNYSPLPFENHKLMVNGDLDSLGRATYGHIRLKYSDKPQDDRESKINVDPVGWHNYRFKYEDESGKVKKAYLMNRGHLIGYQFSGLNSEIKNLVPMTRYLNAGTMSDSKTDTNNPNGMLYYENALAKWLKKNPNMYLDYCVVANYTGNELIPRTVTLYWTSFDENGSQYGVELSEEGLATSDGNVSSVTLQNVSKNANINYLDGTATSNY is encoded by the coding sequence ATGCTTAGAAAAAACAATGAAAAAAGAGGTTGTCTTGGCAGTCTGATTTGGATACCGATAGCTATTGTTGTTATGTTTTGTATAGCTGGATATGGTATGTCCCAAGGAATTAATGTACCTGGTATTTTATCTAGTGGCTTTAATGTTATTAGTAAAGGAGAGCATGCCAATTCAAGTGATGTCGGAAAATTATTTGGGAAATTTATTCCCAAGTCAGAATCTTCGGAAACAGGAAACAGTTCTTCTAAAACAAGTGGTGGAAAGTCTGATGCTTTTAACTATAGTCCATTGCCTTTTGAAAACCATAAGCTAATGGTCAATGGAGATTTGGATAGTCTTGGTAGAGCAACATATGGGCACATCAGACTAAAGTATTCGGATAAACCACAAGATGATAGGGAAAGTAAAATTAATGTTGATCCAGTCGGTTGGCATAACTATCGTTTCAAGTACGAAGATGAGTCTGGAAAAGTTAAAAAAGCATATCTGATGAATCGTGGCCATCTTATTGGTTATCAGTTTTCTGGATTGAATTCTGAAATCAAAAATCTAGTACCTATGACACGCTATTTGAATGCAGGAACGATGTCTGATAGTAAAACGGATACTAATAATCCTAACGGTATGCTATACTACGAAAATGCACTAGCCAAATGGTTGAAGAAAAACCCAAATATGTACTTAGATTATTGTGTTGTTGCAAACTATACTGGCAATGAGCTAATTCCAAGAACTGTAACGCTTTACTGGACGTCCTTTGATGAAAATGGTTCACAGTATGGAGTTGAACTATCAGAAGAAGGATTAGCAACAAGTGATGGAAATGTGAGTTCGGTCACACTTCAGAACGTTTCAAAGAATGCTAATATTAACTACTTAGACGGTACAGCCACAAGTAATTACTAA
- a CDS encoding helix-turn-helix domain-containing protein, with the protein MTEMTVKKYLEPYYTLDRVALGSILETARKELDRPLSLQDVANRIGVFKGTVNNYEKGRSIPKEPQFSMLCKLYKIDKVDLINKTTILDRDKVLSKRYELLSTIRELQKEAAELKLLLETEKGEKQ; encoded by the coding sequence ATGACTGAAATGACGGTCAAAAAGTATTTGGAACCTTATTACACTTTAGATAGAGTGGCATTAGGTTCAATACTAGAAACAGCTAGGAAAGAATTAGATAGACCTCTATCTCTTCAAGATGTTGCAAATAGAATTGGGGTTTTTAAAGGAACTGTCAATAATTATGAAAAAGGACGGTCTATTCCTAAAGAACCACAATTTTCGATGCTTTGTAAACTGTATAAAATTGATAAGGTTGACCTTATCAATAAAACTACAATTCTTGATAGAGATAAGGTTCTTTCCAAACGTTACGAATTGTTGAGTACGATTCGTGAATTGCAGAAAGAAGCTGCAGAGTTAAAGCTGTTACTAGAAACTGAAAAAGGAGAAAAACAATGA
- a CDS encoding Cas9 inhibitor AcrIIA9 family protein has protein sequence MTMEINDFDRFMAVSHFDDEMAEAHTPTEDAIHNWVVDNQEDDELIAGILKHLDRTIKDAMAYCIRKASKSDYREGQGAMVDDATVFSWVKEYFTAEKVETKPVVGKMTTGSKKSTKQPTKKPKKKKPTKKTPEKDEKQLDLFSDLSIEEGEF, from the coding sequence ATGACGATGGAAATTAATGATTTTGACCGCTTCATGGCAGTAAGCCATTTTGATGATGAAATGGCGGAAGCTCACACACCGACTGAGGATGCTATTCATAATTGGGTAGTTGATAATCAAGAGGATGATGAGCTGATTGCTGGGATTCTCAAACATCTTGATCGTACGATTAAGGATGCTATGGCTTACTGCATCAGAAAAGCCAGTAAATCTGACTATAGAGAGGGTCAGGGTGCTATGGTTGATGATGCCACAGTCTTTTCTTGGGTTAAAGAGTATTTTACCGCTGAAAAGGTTGAGACTAAACCAGTTGTAGGTAAAATGACTACTGGTAGTAAGAAATCAACCAAGCAACCAACGAAGAAGCCAAAAAAGAAAAAACCAACTAAGAAAACTCCTGAAAAGGATGAGAAACAGTTAGATCTTTTTTCGGATTTATCTATTGAAGAAGGCGAATTTTAA